The Asterias rubens chromosome 14, eAstRub1.3, whole genome shotgun sequence DNA segment TAAACACTGAGTACAATCTCGGTGGTAGTGCTCTTACTACAGTTTCTGAACATCCCTATCTTGGCCTAACTCTTACAAGTAACTTGTCATGGCAATCCCATATAGACATCATAACTGCAAAATGCTTGGACTCATCAGACGTAACCTCAGAGGCTGCTCCCGGAAGCTACGGCAACAAGCATATCTTTCTCTTGTCCGTCCACATCTCGAATACTGTAGTACAGTTTGGAACCCGCACACCAAGAAAAAcatcaccaaaaaaaaaaaaaaaaaaacagcgccAAGCTGCCGGAATTCATCTTCAACAACTACCACAGCAGGGACAGCGTCTCCAAAATGATAGATGATCTTCAATGGGACTCTCTTGAAAAACGCAGACAGGCTGCTAGTATCTCCTTGATGTACAAGATCCGCTATCAGCTAGTAGCCATCAATCAACCCAATACCTCATATACCCATGATCCCAAGCAGTACTCGATCCTACCACTGTAAATACCAAACCATCCCAGCACGTCTCCAGCTCTACAAATATTCGTTTTTTTCACGAACAGTCTTGTGGTGGAATGCCCTCCCCAGCCAGATCTTCGAGCTCCCATCCATCGGGGTCTTTAAGGGGGCGGTTGGAGCAATCATTTAGCTACCTCCAAACTTTTTACTCGCACCTTGTACAATAAAATGCACCTGCAACACTTGGCACCGCACATAAGCAGCTATCCTTTGCGTTTATATCCTGACTGAAGGACAAGTatcgaagtagaagtagaagtgaCATATTTTctctggattttcagcgatatctcaaaaacctgaCCACCCTTGAAAATGTTAGTGTTATTGTACACACCTACATTTTAAAGGATTAAACAGTCAAACTGTTCCATAAACTAAAGGTTTATTTGCTCTGTAAAGTCTGCATTTcttctgttaaagacactggacacctttggtaattgtcaaagacaagtcttcacagttggtgtatctcaactatgcataaagtAACGAACCTGCAaaagtttgagcttgattggtcatcggagttgcgagataataatgaaacttggaataaacacccttgtcacacaatattgtgtgctttcagatgcttgattacgagacctcaaattctacacctgaggttttgaaatcaagttcattgaaaattgcttctttctcgaaaactttgcacttcagagggagcagttactcataatgttttatactatcaacctctccccattactagttaccaagtgaggttttatgctaataattattttgagtaattaccaatagtgtccactgcctttaaagtctgtatttcttcaaatcaaattttatgtgtatggtgaaaacaaaatactgtgaATATTGTTTACCGTCAAAATAAGTGGTGTCCGTTCTGTCATCTGGGGCTGGGATGAAAGGGGCTTCTGTCTCCCTGATTCGCTTCCAGTCGATTGCGTGGAATAGTGGATgggacttcaggtctgaagaaaGCAAGATAATATATTTGAGAAAATTTTGGGAAAGCGTCATTAAAGAAAATGGCTAATGTGAACATCCTTTTTATCCGACAGTTACCAAACCTAACACACAAGACaagaacataaacaaaaacaaaaacaccaacaacaaactGTCAGTGTCTTCATTCCCATTTTAGCATTCGACCGGAAGTCGCATGTCTGGCTTGATCCCCAAAACGTGGatgaaagcaaacaacaacCACATGAAACCGCGACCAAAATGGTGGTCTCTTTTAATTTGCGTAGACTACCGACGGAGAGAGCAAAAAAATCCCCATCGGATTGCTTCAGAAAGAAGGAAAACGGACCTAAAACATCCATCAAAAACCTTCATGTTCCCCGTCCACAAATGACCTAAAAAACATGCTCAAAACTTACCTTTAAATATTGAAAATGCTTGAAAAATGCGAGTTCTagtggttgtgtttttgttaaccaCCGTCCTAGCTACACGACGTACACACACGCATCACGGCAATAACCAACGGAACTTTCGCAATGCTTTctggaaaaacaataaaatggaagTTTATTTAAAGGTGACGCAATGGGGTGGCACTACTAATAGTAGTACTATTATTGAAATACTTTCTAAATCACCAAACTATCTTTTAGAATTGTACAAActgaaaatagtttttaagtcaaccgttgtgcgcattttcattgaaaatagcatactGTGGtcaattaacaactaattagtagacaaatttttcacgcttcgtttttttgagtgcctatggtatcagtctttaagattccggtctgaaaaattaattttataccttaacgaagggtacaaattcttttcaaatagtttttaaatcaTCCGCTATGCATtcatattgtgcgcattttcattgaaaatagcatatactactgtggttaattaacaactaattagtggaccaatttttcacgcttcgttattttgagtgcctatggtatccgtctttaagattctggtcttgaaaattaattttatatcataacgaagggtacaaattcttttcaaatagtttttaagtcaaccgttgtgcgcattttcattgaaaatagcacaTATTACTATGGtcaattaacaactaattagtggaccaatttttcacgcttcgttattttgagtgcctatggtatcagtcttcaagattctggtctaaaaaaataacttcttatcataacgaagggtacaaattcttttcaaatagtttttaaatcaACCGCTATGCATTTATAttttgtgcgcattttcattgaaaatagcatttattactgtggttaattaacaactaagtagtagaccaatttttcacgcttcgttattttgaatgcctatggtatcagtcttcaagattctggtcttaaacattaattttatatcttaacgaagggtacaaattcttttcaaatagtttttaagtcaaacGTTGTTCgcatttttactgaaaatagctaaattactgtggttaattaacaactaattagtggaccaatttttcacgcttcatattttgagtgcctatggtatcagtcttcaagattctggtctaaaaaattaattgtttatcataacgaagggtacaaattcttttcattatatgatttttacaaaacagTGCATTTTATTACATAGTGACATGATGCAATGCAAACAAACTGACTCGTATTTGGCTCGGTATTTTGCGGcctattttttaatatatattttaattaGTTCAATATaatgttttgcttaaaaataattaatagttaataaataaatatattatatataaaaaaaattgtgttttattgtttgtattgcaaAATTCGTTCGATTAAAATAACGGATTCCAGTTTTGAATCCAGCAATGCGAAATCTTGTcacctccctgtactgtatgtgttctattTCCCGAATACGCGGCTGGCTATTTCGGGCCCAATACTGTGCTATAGGCCGTGTtcgaaacggcgactttggctagagctacggctagatcgcgcgcgtctgcctattcttcaacactggtagacgcgctgatctagacgtagctgtagccgaagtcgtcgtttcggacacggcctagcTAGCTTCCGTTTGGTGGCGGGGAAAACCCGTAAAAACAAGGGGCAGTACACTCAAAATAATACGGGTAAGTTTGTGAaaatatttatctttttttcatcacccacaaatttgttgaaagtgttttagtatataaaaatacttttaacaaatattttggctCTTTTTTGTACAATTCAAAAAGATAGTTTGGTGATTTAGAAAGTATTTCAATAATAGTACTACTATTAGTCGTGCCACCCCATTGCGTCACCTTTAAATAAACTTccgttttattgtttttccagAAAGCATTGCGAAAGTTCTGTTCATTATTGCCGTGATGCGTGTGTGTACGTCGCGACAGCTAGGACGGTGGTTATACCAGAACTCGCATTTTTCAagcattttcaaaatttaaaggTAAGTTTTGAGCATGTTTTTAATGTCATTTGGGGACGGGGAAAATTGAGGTTTTAGAAGGATGTTTTAGGTCCGTTTTCCTTCTTTCTGACGCAATGCGATGGGGATGTTTTTGCGTGCTACTCTACTCAAATTAAAAGAGACCACCATTTTGGTCGCGGTTTCATGTGGTTGTTGTTGGTTGTTATAATCCACGTTGGGGGTCAAGCCAGACATGCGACTTCCGGTCGAATGCTAAAATGGGAATGATGACACTgacagtttgttgttgttgttgtttttgtttatgttcttGTCTTGTGAGTTTGGGGTTAAGTTTTCTTTGGTCTAATTTGAGTGTGAttggtttttatatatttttttatcatgtttattttttaatttctttgggGTGTTTTAGTTTCTTGTTAAATAAATTTCAAAGATCGCGCCCATCAAAAACTACTGTTCATTTTTCTTGTTAACTTTACCTTTTTTCACCAATTCAGtgctttcttaatattttttattttcaaaatttcatcCACAGATTTCACCTTTTTCTTATTCACTTTGACTTTGAGGTGAAAAGTAGTTGCGATATAACGTATCCCTCCTCCCGGCGGCAGGTAGAGCatgaggagggttacgttatcgcaactacggGAAAGGAGGATCGCTACCTTTGATTCTCTTTCAATTCTGTCTGAAAACATCTTCTGCTTTTTTAGGTTCATGAaagaaaatttactagagtgggacgaCTCGAACTAATGTCTTCCAGATTGACGTGctgacgctctaccaactaagccatctatgttggcggtcttccTATTTTGACAATATCTTTGATCGaggtgtcagtcagaagccattcaccgtgtagccagggatcgaCCTGATCGTTACAACAAAAATGGCCAAATCAGCAGTGACAAGCTACAGCTCTCTCCTAAAAGAGATTGCCGACGGACTGACAGAGCAAGATGTGGGCGATATAAAATTGCTTTTGAGGTACCCAGCGGCCGTCAAGATATCTACGGGGACCCAGCTCCTCGTTGAGATGCAGAGACAAGATGATTTAGACGAGGACAATCTTGTGACGTTGAAGGATGCTCTTgggaaacaaaaactaaaacgtCTCGTCAAGATTGTGGAGAAGTTTGAGCAAGCTTCATCTGACACAAGTCAAGGTGAGTTTTTTATTCAtatgctttttttttctatgaGGGAAGAAAATTGATGGCTCTGCTTTTTGCTGAATCTGCGCTTGCGACCATCATTCTTCGCTTACAAGCCAAGAATGTGTACATGGAGTACGCAAGCGCACAAGTAAACATTTCGTGCTAACCTGTGAAGTACGCTTGGTGTAAGTAAGCGCGGAATTTCCTACTTTCGTAAGTGCTACAGATCATTTTCTGTAGCTGTCCTAAACTGTGGAACTAAATTCCCATCAATATCAGGAATATGCTCCTTCTATCGCCATTTTCAGGAAAtgtcttaaaatatttttgttctcgTAGCCTTCGTCTTTGTCTTCTTGTTTCTCGTCTTGTCCTGTTCAGCGCCTTTTTGCAAAGCCCTTTAAATATacctattataattattatttttgtggtCTGAGaaactttgtgtgttttttaatggTAGGAGATCCACTTACCAAGAGTTGGCCGTGTAGTGCTTTcaaagaacaaacaaaggaTGACAGACTAAGCCAGAGTGCCAATTCAGCAGGAATTCAAGGTAAAGGCCCTAAtcataataagggaatcaatgtctggtgaagaggtttcaactagtggtttaaacctgccgaggcctggttcttgataattttaccgagatgaaGCAGGAATTCAAGGTAAAGGCCCTAATAATACTAATTAGATCATTCatttcattcagtcgatgcggaatatcggatgatggccctccaaacacgttggtcctccattgctgtacgcagctcttcccgacgcagttcagagtcccggcacaaggtgtccacataggtggtttgtggtcttCCTCGGGAACATTGACCCTGAGTAGGGGCCAATAGCACCAGCCTGTTCACTGCCAGCTCAGTATGTCCGAGGCAGTGACCTGTACagtacaccaaatgagaacacttgtctgtgacaattactaaacgtgttcactgtccagtgtctttaaagtaaagattgttctttttttaatccattttttgaggttgaacaaagaattgacagagtgggattcaaaccaacgacctacggattaacgtgccgccctctaccaactgagctatctagccctatgttggcggtgtccctattttgtcaatatctttgttcgggggtgccagtcagaagccatacaaccgttaactgccgtgtagccagggatcacacccaaattacgatacaatcCAATGACGTGCAATCAAGTATTTTCACCCTTTTTGTATTTTGCAGACCAACTACAGCGTCGACAAACACAAGTACAACAAAATCTTCAAGGTGCGGCACCCCCTGCTAGTTACCAAGGCAACTTGCCACAAGACTACCcgcaacagccacaactgctaCCGGGGGTGGGCTACCCTATGCAGCAAATGGACCCGAGCTTGTACCAGCAAAGTCCACAAAGCCAACACCAGCAGAGGTCACAATACCCAGGCTCTACAGGTTATCCGAACCAACAGCAGTTAACattgcagcagcagcagcagcaacagttactgcagcagcaacagcatCTGCAGATGTTGTTGtcccagcagcagcagcagcagcagcagcagcagtacaTTCAGAGTCACACCGGTCAATTTGTTCCAGTGAGTCCCGCCCAAGCCCAGTATCCCGTCGCTCCGCTTCAACAAGGGTACCAGCCGTACACTGGTTCCCAGCCACCACCTGGCAGTGAACAGCACACTATGCAAAGAGTTAAGTCTGTCCCGAGCTCGACGACCGCACCGCCCGGAGGTTCGGGTCACGCTAAGGCTGTGCCGACTAAGTCATGTCCCTCCCAAATCGGAAGAGCTCCCCAAGAGCTGACCCACcttttagaagaagaagaagtaggGTTGAAGCGTTTTCCTAGCAATGTGCAGACCACAAAGGAGATGAATATCCCTGCCGTAAACACGTATGCGGTTGCCGAAAAGATGACGGGAGAAAAGACAGTCAACGGGAACATTGTGATGGGCACATCAAGCTTGGGTGGGGAGTATACACCAAATGGTAAGATGTGGTGGTGAGCCACGTAGATCTTTTCGCAattacccattgcgcaagcgccaACTATTAAATGAGTTGCATGTTGGTCTAGCTAATGATCAAACTGGATCCCACAACCTTGAGATTGCAAGTCCTACAACCACTTGGCCAAGGGGGAATgaccgtattttcctgcggataagacgaGTCTTATCTGACTTTTTTGACCCCCAAAACATCGGTGCGTCTTATCTTTCGGTGCGTCTTATCTTTCGGTGCGTCTTGTCCGCtgcaattgatttttttttatgatcactgcgtgaaataaaaaataccttcttGTCCAGTTCAAATCAACGGTCTTTGTTTGAAGAATCCTTACTCAATAATGCGGTCAAACAAGGCTATTCAGACACTGAGACTGTATTTTCGTTCGTAGTGTCCAAAGCTGGTGGAGCCAGCTCTGataatcttcttttttttaaatagagttttttttttttttttttttcaggagtaGCTTCGCAGTTTATGGGAGGAAACACACAAGCAATGAACATAATGAATGGGAGAGGTCAGGGTACCATACCATACCAGGCAGCGAGAGTGCGTGTCAACTCTGgtaattcatgaatattcatgaggagTCAGTCAATTAGTTGTTAGTAATCAAACACGTCAAAGATAGTGATTTTGCTTGATGTGAAACTTTCAGCGCTTCTGTTTTGTTGTTCCAGATACGAATTTGCCAATTTTATCTGAAAAGCCACTCGGTCATGCTAGAATCTTCGACTTGCCTCCTACGCCAAATACAATGGTGGCAGCCAACAATTTCTTAATCCTATGTTGTTCAACACATTGGGATTACTTTTAACGATCCCCGGGAAAAGAGAGATTTGGATCATGATTTGGTggaggtgtcatggccgagcggttagaGCACTGCCACTGAACTCTAGCTCTAACCGCTTTCAAGGGAGTGTGGTTTTatgagtcgtgacacttgtgtccttaagcaagacatttaaccactGCTTTGTCCCTCGAAA contains these protein-coding regions:
- the LOC117299045 gene encoding uncharacterized protein LOC117299045; translated protein: MAKSAVTSYSSLLKEIADGLTEQDVGDIKLLLRYPAAVKISTGTQLLVEMQRQDDLDEDNLVTLKDALGKQKLKRLVKIVEKFEQASSDTSQGDPLTKSWPCSAFKEQTKDDRLSQSANSAGIQDQLQRRQTQVQQNLQGAAPPASYQGNLPQDYPQQPQLLPGVGYPMQQMDPSLYQQSPQSQHQQRSQYPGSTGYPNQQQLTLQQQQQQQLLQQQQHLQMLLSQQQQQQQQQQYIQSHTGQFVPVSPAQAQYPVAPLQQGYQPYTGSQPPPGSEQHTMQRVKSVPSSTTAPPGGSGHAKAVPTKSCPSQIGRAPQELTHLLEEEEVGLKRFPSNVQTTKEMNIPAVNTYAVAEKMTGEKTVNGNIVMGTSSLGGEYTPNGVASQFMGGNTQAMNIMNGRGQGTIPYQAARVRVNSEEKNNESIGEGVHPVSQQMTETEADLLLLSGFSGKKLYDFRKVDFIAIGSYQVRIPQGVHYHTTEGAFAILPFNSPYTIQLRNIDERLRCSALVENNGKIAGEWTIDPKGFIVLERPAMDQKKFHFMEARCAPSGSGVRLDDPNNGVICVTFTPEKDETLNDLSRGFGHFSISSNGDYFESGDMNDVQRSIAPRPVNDRQVGCTVLQGESHQRFTRSEHFQLDTVKKTRIVLKLVGKST